In Enterobacter cloacae, the following are encoded in one genomic region:
- a CDS encoding nitrite reductase large subunit has translation MSKVRLAIIGNGMVGHRFIEDLLDKADAARFDITVFCEEPRKAYDRVHLSSYFAHHTAEELSLVREGFYEKHGVKVLVGERAITINRQEKVIHSSAGRTVFYDKLIMATGSYPWIPPIKGSETQDCFVYRTIEDLKAIENCARRSKRGAVVGGGLLGLEAAGALKNLGVETHVIEFAPMLMAEQLDHMGGDQLKRKIESMGVKVHTSKNTKEIVQEGTEARKTMRFADGSELEVDFIVFSTGIRPRDKMATQCGLAVAQRGGIMINDSCQTSDPDIYAIGECASWNNRVYGLVAPGYKMAQVAVDHILGSENAFTGADMSAKLKLLGVDVGGIGDAHGRTPNSRSYVYLDESKEVYKRLIVSQDNKTLLGAVLVGDTSDFGNLLQLVLNAIELPENPDALILPAHASSGKPSIGVDKLPDSAQICSCFDVTKGMLISAINKGCHTVAALKAETKAGTGCGGCIPLVTQVLNAELAKQGIEVNNNLCEHFSYSRQELYHLIRVEGIKTFDELLAKHGQGYGCEVCKPTVGSLLASCWNEYVLKPEHTPLQDTNDNFLANIQKDGTYSVIPRSAGGEITPEGLVAVGRIAREFNLYTKITGSQRIGLFGAQKDDLPEIWRQLIEAGFETGHAYAKALRMAKTCVGSTWCRYGVGDSVGFGVELENRYKGIRTPHKMKFGVSGCTRECAEAQGKDVGIIATEKGWNLYVCGNGGMKPRHADLLAADLDHDTLIQYLDRFMMFYIRTADKLTRTASWLDNLDGGIDYLKSVIIDDKLGLNEQLESGMARLREAVICEWTETVNTPAAQTRFKHFINSTQRDPNVQVVPERAQHRPATPYERIPVTLVEENA, from the coding sequence ATGAGCAAAGTCAGACTCGCTATCATCGGTAACGGTATGGTCGGCCACCGCTTTATTGAGGATCTTCTCGATAAAGCTGACGCAGCCCGGTTCGATATTACCGTATTTTGTGAAGAACCCCGTAAAGCGTACGACCGTGTGCACTTATCTTCCTACTTCGCCCACCATACCGCTGAAGAGCTTTCTTTGGTACGTGAAGGGTTTTACGAGAAGCATGGCGTAAAAGTGCTGGTAGGCGAACGCGCTATCACCATCAACCGTCAGGAAAAAGTGATCCACTCCAGCGCCGGACGCACGGTTTTCTACGACAAACTGATCATGGCGACTGGCTCATATCCGTGGATCCCGCCAATTAAAGGCTCGGAAACCCAGGATTGCTTCGTTTACCGTACCATTGAAGACCTGAAGGCAATCGAAAACTGTGCCCGCCGCAGTAAACGCGGTGCCGTCGTCGGTGGCGGACTGCTGGGTCTGGAAGCGGCTGGCGCGCTGAAAAACCTCGGCGTTGAAACCCACGTCATCGAATTTGCCCCGATGCTGATGGCTGAACAGCTGGACCACATGGGTGGTGATCAGCTTAAGCGTAAAATCGAAAGTATGGGTGTGAAAGTTCACACCAGCAAGAACACCAAAGAGATCGTTCAGGAAGGTACTGAAGCGCGTAAAACGATGCGCTTTGCCGACGGCAGCGAGCTGGAAGTGGACTTTATTGTCTTCTCTACGGGTATTCGCCCGCGCGACAAAATGGCCACCCAGTGCGGTCTGGCCGTGGCGCAGCGCGGCGGGATCATGATTAATGATTCCTGCCAGACCTCCGACCCGGATATCTACGCAATCGGGGAATGTGCCAGCTGGAATAACCGCGTATACGGTCTGGTGGCTCCGGGGTACAAGATGGCGCAGGTCGCCGTTGACCATATCCTCGGCAGCGAAAACGCCTTCACCGGCGCAGACATGAGCGCCAAGCTGAAGCTGCTGGGCGTGGACGTAGGCGGTATTGGCGATGCGCATGGTCGCACTCCAAACTCCCGCAGCTATGTTTATCTCGATGAGAGCAAAGAAGTCTATAAGCGTCTGATCGTAAGCCAGGACAACAAAACCCTGCTCGGTGCGGTACTGGTCGGGGATACCAGCGACTTCGGTAACCTGCTACAGCTGGTGCTGAACGCCATTGAACTGCCGGAAAACCCGGACGCGCTGATCCTCCCGGCTCACGCCTCCAGCGGCAAGCCGTCTATCGGCGTGGATAAACTGCCAGACAGCGCGCAGATTTGCTCCTGCTTCGATGTCACCAAAGGCATGTTGATTTCTGCCATCAACAAAGGCTGCCACACCGTTGCGGCCCTGAAAGCGGAAACCAAAGCCGGTACCGGCTGCGGCGGCTGTATCCCACTGGTCACTCAGGTACTGAACGCCGAGCTGGCGAAACAGGGCATCGAAGTAAACAACAACCTGTGCGAGCACTTCTCTTACTCTCGCCAGGAGCTGTACCATCTGATCCGCGTGGAAGGTATCAAAACCTTCGACGAACTGCTGGCAAAACACGGCCAGGGTTACGGCTGTGAAGTGTGTAAACCAACGGTTGGTTCCCTGCTGGCCTCCTGCTGGAACGAGTATGTGCTCAAACCAGAACACACACCTCTGCAGGACACCAACGACAACTTCCTGGCAAACATCCAGAAAGACGGTACCTACTCCGTGATCCCACGTTCTGCCGGTGGCGAAATCACTCCGGAAGGGCTGGTGGCCGTAGGCCGTATTGCACGTGAATTTAATCTGTACACCAAAATCACCGGTTCCCAGCGTATCGGTCTGTTTGGTGCCCAGAAAGATGACCTGCCAGAAATCTGGCGTCAGCTGATTGAAGCGGGCTTCGAAACCGGCCACGCGTATGCCAAAGCGCTGCGTATGGCAAAAACCTGCGTGGGCAGCACCTGGTGCCGCTACGGCGTGGGCGACAGCGTAGGCTTCGGCGTTGAGCTGGAAAACCGCTACAAAGGCATCCGTACGCCGCACAAAATGAAGTTCGGTGTCTCCGGATGTACCCGTGAATGTGCGGAAGCACAGGGTAAAGACGTGGGTATTATCGCCACCGAGAAAGGCTGGAACCTGTACGTGTGCGGCAACGGTGGGATGAAACCACGCCATGCAGACCTGCTGGCGGCAGACCTCGACCACGATACGCTGATCCAGTATCTCGACCGCTTCATGATGTTCTACATCCGTACCGCCGACAAGCTGACCCGTACCGCCTCCTGGCTGGATAATCTGGATGGCGGCATCGACTACCTGAAATCGGTCATCATCGACGACAAACTGGGCCTGAATGAACAGCTGGAATCCGGGATGGCCCGACTGCGCGAGGCGGTGATTTGCGAGTGGACTGAAACCGTCAACACCCCGGCGGCGCAGACTCGTTTCAAACACTTTATCAACAGCACCCAGCGCGACCCGAACGTGCAGGTTGTGCCTGAGCGCGCACAGCATCGCCCGGCGACGCCTTATGAACGCATTCCGGTCACGCTGGTGGAGGAAAACGCATGA
- the tsgA gene encoding protein TsgA translates to MTNSNRIKLTWISFFSYALTGALVIVTGMVMGNIADYFQLPVSSMSNTFTFLNAGILISIFLNAWLMEIVPLKTQLRFGFVLMLAAVAGLMLSHSIALFSAAMFVLGLVSGITMSIGTFLITHMYEGRQRGARLLFTDSFFSMAGMIFPMVAAVLLARSIEWYWVYACIGLVYVAIFILTFGCEFPVLGKKAQTTAEPVAKEKWGIGVLFLSIAALCYILGQLGFISWVPEYAKGLGMSLNDAGKLVSDFWMSYMFGMWAFSFILRFFDLQRILTVLAGMATVLMYLFINGSPEHMPWFILTLGFFSSAIYTSIITLGSLQTKVASPKLVNFVLTCGTIGTMLTFVVTGPIVAHSGPLAALHTANGLYAVVFIMCFVLGFVTRHRQHGAAAASH, encoded by the coding sequence ATGACTAACAGCAATCGCATCAAGCTCACATGGATCAGCTTCTTCTCCTACGCCCTGACTGGCGCGTTGGTGATCGTCACCGGGATGGTGATGGGAAATATCGCAGACTACTTCCAGCTGCCCGTTTCCAGCATGAGTAATACCTTCACCTTCCTCAACGCGGGGATCCTGATCTCCATCTTCCTGAACGCCTGGCTGATGGAAATCGTGCCACTGAAAACGCAGCTGCGTTTTGGTTTTGTGCTCATGCTCGCCGCCGTGGCAGGCCTGATGTTAAGCCACAGCATCGCCCTGTTCTCTGCCGCCATGTTCGTACTTGGCCTGGTGAGTGGGATCACGATGTCTATCGGGACGTTCCTCATCACCCACATGTATGAAGGCCGTCAGCGCGGCGCGCGTCTGCTGTTTACCGACTCCTTCTTCAGCATGGCCGGGATGATCTTCCCGATGGTCGCTGCCGTTCTGCTGGCGCGCAGCATTGAATGGTACTGGGTGTATGCCTGCATCGGCCTGGTCTACGTGGCGATCTTTATCCTGACCTTCGGTTGCGAATTCCCGGTTCTGGGCAAAAAAGCACAGACCACGGCTGAACCTGTCGCGAAAGAAAAGTGGGGCATCGGCGTCTTGTTCCTCTCCATCGCCGCCCTGTGCTACATCCTGGGCCAGTTGGGCTTTATCTCCTGGGTACCGGAATACGCCAAAGGTCTGGGCATGAGCCTGAATGACGCAGGCAAACTGGTAAGCGATTTCTGGATGTCTTACATGTTCGGCATGTGGGCGTTTAGCTTCATCCTGCGCTTCTTCGACCTGCAGCGCATTCTGACCGTGCTGGCAGGGATGGCAACCGTACTGATGTATCTGTTCATCAACGGTTCCCCGGAACACATGCCGTGGTTCATTCTGACCCTGGGCTTCTTCTCCAGCGCGATTTACACCTCGATCATCACCCTGGGCTCTTTGCAAACCAAAGTGGCCTCGCCAAAACTGGTTAACTTCGTGCTGACCTGTGGCACCATCGGCACCATGCTGACCTTCGTGGTCACCGGCCCGATTGTGGCCCACAGCGGCCCGCTGGCTGCACTGCACACGGCTAACGGCCTTTACGCTGTGGTGTTCATTATGTGCTTCGTTCTCGGTTTTGTGACCCGCCACCGCCAGCACGGCGCGGCAGCGGCTTCTCACTAA
- a CDS encoding membrane protein: MWRRLIYHPEVNYALRQTLVLCLPVAVGLILGHLQQGLLFSLVPACCNIAGLDTPHKRFFKRLIIGGCLFAGCSLAVQLLLTRDIPLPLILTVLAMTLGVTAEISSLHARLLPASLIAAIFTLSLAGNMPVWEPLLIYALGTLWYGLFNWFWFWMWREQPLRESLSLLYILLADYCEAKYTLLTQHTDPEKSLPPLLARQQKVVDLISQCYQQLHMLAANKNHEYKRLLRVFQVGLDLQEHISVSLHQPQEVQKLVERSHAEAVIRWNAQTVAARLRVLADDILYHRYPTRFNMDKQLGALEKIARQHADNPVGQFAAWHFSRIARVLRTQRPLYPRDLMADKQKRLPLLPALRSYLSLKSAALRNAARISVMLSIASLMGVALHLPKPYWILMTILFVTQNGYGATRVRILHRAGGTMAGLIIAGVTLHFHVPEGYTLVGMLAITLVSYLIIRKNYGWAMVGFTVTAVYTLQLLTLNGEQFIIARLVDTLIGCLIAFGGMVWLWPQWQSGLLRQNAHDALEADQQAIRLILSDDPQPSPLAYQRMRVNQAHNALFNSLNQAMLEPGFNSNYLADMKLWVTHSQFIVEHINAMTTLAREHTMLTPDLAQRYLQSCEIALQRCQQRLEYDAPGETGDANILEAPETLTHGPMSTLEQHLQRILGHLNTMHTISSVAWRQRPHHGIWLTRVLKRTPY; the protein is encoded by the coding sequence ATGTGGCGCAGGCTGATCTACCACCCGGAAGTTAACTATGCACTGCGACAAACGCTGGTGTTGTGCCTTCCTGTGGCCGTGGGTTTGATCCTCGGACACCTTCAACAGGGTCTGCTGTTTTCTCTCGTTCCCGCCTGCTGCAACATCGCCGGTCTGGACACGCCCCATAAGCGATTTTTCAAACGTCTGATTATTGGTGGCTGCCTGTTTGCTGGCTGTAGCCTCGCCGTGCAACTCCTGCTGACCCGCGATATCCCGCTGCCGCTGATTTTAACCGTGCTGGCGATGACGCTGGGAGTAACGGCTGAAATCAGCTCACTGCATGCCCGCCTGCTACCTGCCTCGCTGATTGCGGCCATCTTTACCCTTAGCCTCGCGGGTAATATGCCGGTGTGGGAGCCGCTGCTGATCTACGCTCTCGGCACGCTATGGTACGGGTTGTTTAACTGGTTCTGGTTCTGGATGTGGCGGGAACAGCCGCTGCGCGAATCCCTGAGCCTGCTCTATATCCTGCTGGCGGATTACTGTGAAGCAAAGTACACCCTGCTCACCCAGCACACCGATCCGGAAAAATCACTGCCGCCGCTGCTGGCACGCCAGCAGAAAGTGGTGGATCTCATCAGCCAGTGTTACCAACAGCTACATATGCTCGCCGCCAATAAAAACCATGAGTACAAACGGCTGCTCCGCGTATTCCAGGTGGGGCTGGATCTGCAGGAGCATATCTCGGTAAGCCTGCATCAGCCGCAGGAGGTGCAGAAGCTGGTCGAGCGCAGCCACGCAGAAGCGGTGATCCGCTGGAACGCGCAAACCGTTGCCGCGCGCCTTCGCGTGCTGGCGGACGATATTCTGTATCACCGCTACCCGACGCGCTTCAACATGGACAAACAGCTCGGTGCGCTGGAAAAAATTGCCCGTCAGCATGCGGATAACCCGGTCGGGCAGTTTGCCGCATGGCATTTCAGCCGCATCGCGCGCGTGCTACGCACCCAGCGGCCACTCTATCCACGCGACCTGATGGCCGATAAACAAAAGCGTCTGCCGCTACTGCCTGCCCTCAGAAGCTATTTATCCCTGAAATCCGCCGCCCTGCGCAACGCCGCGCGGATCAGCGTCATGCTCAGCATCGCCAGCCTGATGGGTGTGGCGCTGCATCTGCCGAAACCGTACTGGATCTTAATGACCATACTGTTTGTCACGCAGAACGGTTATGGCGCAACGCGGGTGCGTATTCTGCACCGGGCGGGCGGTACAATGGCGGGGCTGATTATTGCAGGCGTGACGCTACACTTTCACGTCCCGGAAGGGTATACGCTGGTGGGCATGCTGGCGATAACGCTGGTGAGCTATCTGATCATCCGCAAGAACTACGGCTGGGCGATGGTGGGCTTTACCGTAACTGCGGTGTATACCCTGCAGCTGCTCACGCTGAACGGCGAACAGTTTATTATTGCCAGGCTGGTGGATACGCTGATTGGCTGTCTGATTGCTTTTGGCGGCATGGTCTGGCTGTGGCCGCAATGGCAAAGCGGGTTACTCAGGCAGAACGCCCATGATGCACTGGAAGCAGACCAGCAGGCGATCCGCTTAATACTGAGCGACGACCCGCAACCCTCCCCGCTGGCGTACCAGCGAATGAGGGTTAATCAGGCACATAATGCCCTGTTTAACTCCCTTAACCAGGCCATGCTGGAACCGGGCTTTAACTCGAATTATCTGGCAGACATGAAGCTGTGGGTAACCCACAGCCAGTTTATCGTCGAGCATATCAACGCCATGACCACGCTCGCACGCGAGCATACGATGCTGACGCCGGATCTGGCACAACGCTATTTGCAGTCGTGTGAAATTGCCCTGCAGCGCTGTCAGCAGCGTCTGGAGTATGACGCGCCGGGAGAAACGGGAGATGCAAACATTCTGGAAGCGCCGGAAACGCTGACCCACGGACCGATGAGCACCCTGGAGCAGCATTTGCAGCGCATTCTGGGGCATTTGAACACCATGCACACCATTTCGTCGGTGGCATGGCGTCAGCGTCCGCATCACGGCATATGGCTAACGCGTGTGTTAAAGCGGACGCCATATTGA
- a CDS encoding cell filamentation protein Fic: protein MKKLTDKQKSRLWEQQRTVNFQASCRLEEGNGPSASLIGTLPLGPHAPGLPHLCAIHYHLYHGLVENAGKYRRVDISKGDILFCHFDYIEKAGNELMEKLENEGYLVGCGKEAFIARISHYYCEINMLHPFMSGNGIAQRIFFEQLAIHASYLLDWRDIDPAHWKRANQNGAMGDLTALSAIFRKVVSEARETE from the coding sequence GTGAAAAAACTCACCGACAAGCAAAAATCCCGTCTCTGGGAACAGCAACGTACTGTGAATTTTCAGGCCAGCTGCCGCCTTGAAGAGGGGAATGGTCCTTCTGCCTCTCTCATCGGGACGCTGCCGCTTGGGCCACATGCGCCCGGGTTGCCCCATCTGTGCGCCATTCACTACCATCTCTATCACGGACTCGTGGAGAATGCAGGCAAGTACCGTCGCGTCGATATTTCTAAGGGCGATATCCTGTTTTGCCACTTTGACTACATCGAGAAAGCCGGTAACGAATTGATGGAAAAACTGGAAAATGAAGGTTATCTGGTGGGATGTGGAAAAGAGGCGTTTATTGCCAGGATCAGCCACTACTATTGTGAAATTAACATGCTGCATCCTTTTATGAGCGGTAATGGTATTGCACAGCGCATTTTCTTTGAACAACTGGCTATCCACGCCAGTTACTTGCTGGACTGGCGCGATATCGATCCGGCCCACTGGAAGCGTGCCAATCAGAACGGAGCAATGGGGGATTTGACGGCCCTGAGCGCGATCTTTCGCAAAGTGGTGAGCGAAGCACGGGAAACTGAGTAG
- the argD gene encoding acetylornithine/succinyldiaminopimelate aminotransferase has product MATEQPAITRATFDEVILPIYAPAEFIPVKGKGSRVWDQQGKEYVDFAGGIAVTALGHCHPALVEALKTQGETLWHTSNVFTNEPALRLGRKIIDATFAERVLFMNSGTEANETAFKLARYYASTRHSPYKTKIIAFHNAFHGRSLFTVSVGGQPKYSDGFGPKPADIIHVPFNDLHAVKAVMDDHTCAVVVEPIQGEGGVTAATPEFLKGLRELCDAHQALLVFDEVQSGMGRTGDLFAYMHYGVTPDILTSAKALGGGFPVSAVLTTQDIASAFHVGSHGSTYGGNPLACAVAGAAFDIINTPEVLDGVSAKRELFVKHLQQIDDQYDVFSEIRGMGLLIGAELKPQYKGRARDFLHAAAHEGVMVLNAGPDVMRFAPSLVVAEKDIEEGLNRFAAAVGKIVRG; this is encoded by the coding sequence ATGGCAACTGAACAACCAGCAATCACCCGCGCAACATTTGATGAAGTCATTCTGCCAATTTATGCTCCGGCTGAGTTTATCCCGGTGAAAGGAAAAGGCAGTCGCGTCTGGGATCAGCAGGGTAAAGAGTACGTAGATTTCGCCGGTGGGATTGCGGTGACGGCGCTGGGTCATTGTCATCCTGCGCTGGTGGAGGCGCTGAAAACTCAGGGAGAAACCCTGTGGCACACCAGCAACGTCTTTACCAACGAACCGGCTTTGCGCCTGGGGCGTAAGATAATCGATGCGACGTTTGCTGAGCGTGTGCTGTTTATGAACTCTGGCACTGAAGCCAACGAAACCGCATTCAAACTGGCACGTTACTACGCCTCAACGCGTCACAGCCCGTACAAAACCAAAATCATTGCCTTCCATAACGCGTTCCACGGACGCTCACTGTTTACCGTTTCCGTTGGCGGCCAGCCGAAGTACTCCGACGGCTTTGGTCCCAAACCGGCCGACATTATCCACGTGCCGTTTAACGATCTGCACGCGGTGAAAGCGGTCATGGACGATCACACCTGCGCGGTGGTCGTGGAGCCAATTCAGGGTGAAGGTGGCGTCACGGCTGCAACCCCGGAATTCCTGAAGGGGCTGCGCGAGCTGTGCGATGCGCATCAGGCGTTGCTGGTGTTTGACGAAGTACAGAGCGGGATGGGGCGTACCGGCGATTTGTTCGCCTACATGCATTACGGCGTAACCCCCGATATTCTGACCAGCGCTAAAGCGCTCGGCGGTGGCTTCCCGGTCAGTGCGGTGCTCACCACCCAGGATATCGCCTCTGCGTTCCACGTGGGTTCCCACGGTTCGACCTACGGCGGAAACCCGCTGGCCTGCGCCGTTGCGGGTGCCGCGTTCGATATCATCAACACACCTGAAGTGCTTGATGGCGTAAGTGCGAAGCGTGAGCTGTTTGTGAAGCATCTGCAACAGATTGACGACCAGTATGACGTGTTCAGCGAGATCCGCGGTATGGGGTTGTTGATTGGTGCCGAGCTGAAGCCGCAATACAAAGGCCGTGCGCGCGATTTCCTGCATGCCGCAGCCCACGAAGGGGTGATGGTGCTTAATGCCGGGCCAGACGTGATGCGCTTTGCGCCGTCGCTGGTGGTGGCAGAGAAAGATATTGAAGAGGGGTTAAACCGCTTTGCCGCAGCGGTCGGGAAGATAGTCCGGGGATAA
- a CDS encoding peptidyl-prolyl cis-trans isomerase produces MLKSTLAAVAAVFALSAVSPAALAAKGDPHVLLTTSAGNIELELNSQKAPVSVKNFLDYVNSGFYNNTTFHRVIPGFMVQGGGFNEQMQQKQPNPPIKNEADNGLLNKRGTISMARTADKDSATSQFFLNVADNAFLDHGQRDFGYAVFGKIVKGMDVADKISQVPTHDVGPYQNVPSKPVVILSAKVLP; encoded by the coding sequence ATGCTCAAATCAACACTGGCGGCTGTCGCAGCTGTGTTTGCTCTTTCTGCCGTTTCCCCTGCTGCGCTGGCAGCAAAAGGAGACCCTCACGTCCTGCTGACGACCTCTGCCGGGAATATTGAGCTGGAACTGAATAGCCAGAAAGCTCCTGTTTCTGTGAAAAACTTCCTCGACTACGTGAACAGTGGTTTCTACAACAACACCACGTTCCACCGTGTGATCCCAGGCTTTATGGTGCAGGGCGGTGGCTTTAACGAGCAAATGCAGCAAAAACAGCCGAATCCACCCATTAAGAACGAAGCGGACAACGGCCTGCTGAACAAACGTGGCACCATCTCTATGGCGCGTACTGCAGATAAAGACAGCGCCACCAGCCAGTTCTTCCTGAACGTTGCAGACAACGCCTTCCTCGACCACGGTCAGCGTGACTTCGGTTATGCGGTCTTCGGTAAAATTGTGAAAGGAATGGATGTCGCTGATAAGATCTCTCAGGTACCTACCCACGACGTTGGCCCATACCAGAACGTGCCGTCAAAACCGGTGGTTATCCTCTCAGCCAAAGTTCTGCCGTAA
- a CDS encoding cytosine deaminase: MSTTPLWLVQNVRLPGRDGLWQLAIENGRFGDITPMDDTRAESYEILNARGGLAIPPFIEPHIHLDTTQTAGEPNWNQSGTLFEGIERWAERKALLSHEDVKARAWKTLKWQIANGIQFVRTHVDVSDPTLTALKAMLEVKQEAAPWVTLQIVAFPQEGILSYPNGAALLEEALKLGADVVGAIPHFEFTREYGVQSLHIAFALAKKYDRPLDIHCDEIDDEQSRFVETVATLAYEAGIGPRVTASHTTAMHSYNGAYTSRLFRLLKMSGINFVANPLVNIHLQGRFDDYPKRRGITRVKELQEAGINVCFGHDDVFDPWYPLGTGNMLQVLHMGLHVCQMMGYPQIDSGLNLITHNSARTFGLSDYGIGTGNPANLVILPAESGFEAVRCQVPVRWSIRQGRIIATTQLAQTWIQMDSGGEEVSFARNSPSAESKGASED; this comes from the coding sequence ATGTCTACAACACCGCTTTGGCTGGTTCAGAATGTTCGTTTACCGGGTCGTGATGGGCTGTGGCAACTTGCCATTGAGAACGGTCGTTTTGGTGATATCACGCCAATGGACGATACCCGCGCCGAAAGTTACGAGATCTTAAATGCCCGTGGAGGGCTCGCGATCCCGCCGTTTATTGAGCCGCATATTCACCTCGATACCACCCAGACGGCGGGTGAGCCGAACTGGAATCAGTCCGGCACGCTCTTTGAAGGCATTGAGCGCTGGGCCGAGCGCAAGGCGCTGCTCAGCCACGAAGATGTGAAGGCGCGTGCCTGGAAGACGCTGAAGTGGCAAATTGCTAACGGTATCCAGTTCGTCCGTACTCACGTGGATGTTTCTGACCCGACGCTCACCGCGCTGAAGGCGATGCTGGAGGTGAAGCAGGAGGCCGCGCCGTGGGTCACGCTGCAAATCGTGGCGTTTCCGCAGGAAGGTATCCTCTCCTACCCGAACGGCGCGGCGTTGCTGGAAGAGGCGTTAAAGCTGGGGGCGGATGTGGTGGGAGCAATCCCGCATTTTGAGTTCACCCGTGAGTATGGCGTGCAGTCGCTGCACATCGCCTTTGCACTGGCAAAGAAATATGACCGTCCGCTGGATATTCACTGCGATGAAATCGACGATGAACAGTCCCGATTCGTGGAGACGGTGGCGACGCTGGCGTATGAGGCGGGTATCGGCCCGCGTGTGACCGCCAGCCACACTACCGCCATGCACTCCTATAACGGCGCTTACACTTCGCGGCTGTTTCGTCTGCTGAAAATGTCGGGTATTAACTTTGTGGCGAACCCGCTGGTGAACATTCACCTTCAGGGTCGCTTTGACGACTATCCGAAACGCCGGGGCATTACCCGCGTGAAAGAACTTCAGGAGGCGGGGATTAACGTCTGCTTCGGTCATGATGATGTCTTTGATCCGTGGTACCCGCTTGGCACCGGCAATATGCTGCAGGTGCTGCATATGGGGTTACACGTGTGTCAGATGATGGGCTATCCGCAAATCGACAGCGGCCTGAATCTGATTACCCATAACAGTGCCCGAACCTTTGGTCTGAGCGATTACGGTATCGGGACGGGGAACCCGGCAAACCTGGTTATTCTGCCTGCGGAGAGTGGGTTTGAAGCGGTGCGTTGTCAGGTTCCGGTACGCTGGTCGATTCGTCAGGGGCGCATTATCGCCACCACGCAGCTGGCGCAGACCTGGATCCAGATGGATAGCGGGGGAGAAGAGGTGAGCTTTGCCAGAAACAGCCCCTCTGCTGAGAGCAAAGGGGCGTCGGAGGATTAG
- a CDS encoding cAMP-activated global transcriptional regulator CRP has product MVLGKPQTDPTLEWFLSHCHIHKYPSKSTLIHQGEKAETLYYIVKGSVAVLIKDEEGKEMILSYLNQGDFIGELGLFEEGQERSAWVRAKTACEVAEISYKKFRQLIQVNPDILMRLSSQMARRLQVTSEKVGNLAFLDVTGRIAQTLLNLAKQPDAMTHPDGMQIKITRQEIGQIVGCSRETVGRILKMLEDQNLISAHGKTIVVYGTR; this is encoded by the coding sequence ATGGTGCTTGGCAAACCGCAAACAGACCCGACTCTCGAATGGTTCTTGTCTCATTGCCACATTCATAAGTACCCATCGAAGAGCACGCTGATTCACCAGGGTGAAAAAGCGGAAACGTTGTATTACATCGTCAAAGGCTCGGTGGCAGTGCTGATCAAAGATGAAGAAGGGAAAGAGATGATCCTTTCTTATCTGAACCAGGGCGATTTCATCGGCGAACTGGGCCTGTTTGAAGAAGGCCAGGAACGTAGTGCCTGGGTTCGTGCAAAAACAGCATGTGAAGTGGCTGAAATCTCCTACAAGAAATTCCGTCAGTTGATCCAGGTTAACCCGGACATCCTGATGCGTCTTTCTTCCCAGATGGCTCGCCGTCTGCAGGTTACGTCTGAGAAAGTGGGCAACCTTGCCTTCCTCGACGTGACCGGTCGTATCGCGCAGACGCTGCTGAACCTGGCGAAACAACCAGATGCCATGACCCACCCGGACGGTATGCAAATTAAAATCACCCGTCAGGAAATTGGTCAGATCGTCGGTTGCTCTCGTGAAACAGTGGGTCGTATCCTGAAAATGCTGGAAGACCAGAATCTGATCTCCGCGCACGGTAAAACCATCGTGGTTTACGGAACTCGTTAA
- a CDS encoding glutamine amidotransferase codes for MILLIDNYDSFTWNLYQYFCELGAEVVVRRNDDISLAEIETLAPQKIVISPGPCTPSESGISLDVIRHYAGKLPILGVCLGHQAIAQVFGATIVRAATVMHGKTAPVTHTGTGVFTGLNNPLTVTRYHSLVIDPPTLPACFDVTAWSETQEIMGIRHREWDLEGVQFHPESILSEQGHQLLANFLNR; via the coding sequence ATGATCCTGCTGATTGATAACTACGATTCCTTCACCTGGAACCTTTACCAGTATTTCTGCGAACTGGGTGCAGAGGTCGTTGTTCGCCGTAATGACGACATCAGCCTGGCAGAGATTGAAACGCTGGCCCCGCAGAAAATTGTCATCTCGCCAGGGCCGTGTACCCCGTCGGAGTCCGGTATCTCTCTGGACGTTATCCGCCACTATGCGGGTAAGCTACCGATCCTGGGCGTCTGCCTGGGTCATCAGGCCATTGCTCAGGTCTTTGGTGCGACCATCGTTCGCGCGGCCACAGTGATGCACGGCAAAACGGCACCGGTTACCCACACGGGTACTGGCGTGTTCACGGGGTTAAATAATCCGTTAACCGTCACCCGCTACCATTCTCTGGTCATTGATCCGCCAACCCTGCCCGCCTGTTTTGACGTGACTGCCTGGAGTGAAACGCAGGAGATCATGGGGATTCGCCACCGTGAATGGGATCTTGAAGGGGTGCAGTTCCACCCGGAGAGTATTCTGAGCGAACAGGGCCACCAGCTGCTGGCGAATTTCCTTAATCGCTGA